From the Desulfarculaceae bacterium genome, one window contains:
- the rpsP gene encoding 30S ribosomal protein S16, whose protein sequence is MAVRIRLTRKGAKKKPFYRIVAADSESPRDGSFLEVLGTYDPVKQPAEVKVDNAALQKWLDRGATASDTVASLLKAEAKKSAAPEGETASA, encoded by the coding sequence ATGGCAGTGCGAATCAGACTGACCCGCAAGGGCGCCAAGAAGAAACCTTTCTACCGCATCGTGGCCGCGGACTCCGAGTCCCCGCGCGACGGCAGCTTCCTCGAGGTGCTGGGCACCTATGATCCGGTCAAGCAGCCGGCCGAGGTGAAGGTGGACAACGCGGCGCTGCAGAAGTGGCTGGACCGGGGCGCCACCGCGTCGGACACCGTGGCCAGCCTGCTCAAGGCCGAGGCCAAGAAGTCCGCCGCGCCCGAGGGCGAG